The sequence CGTACCAGGGGGTCAAGGCGGCGCTCGCCGAGTACCCGCAGTACAAGGTGCGCAACCAGGCCGACTACAAGCAGGCGCTGAAGGACCAGGTCGGCCAGCTCCTGAACATGGTCTACGGGCTCCTCGCCCTCGCCATCATCGTCGCGGTCCTGGGCGTCGTGAACACCCTCGCCCTGTCGGTGGTGGAGCGGACCCGCGAGATCGGCCTGATGCGCGCCATCGGCCTCTCCCGCCGCCAGCTGCGCCGCATGATCCGCCTGGAGTCGGTGGTCATCGCCCTCTTCGGCGCCCTCCTCGGCCTCGGGCTGGGCATGGGCTGGGGGGCCACCGCCCAGCAGCTGCTCGCGCTCCAGGGGCTGAAGGTGCTGGAGATCCCGTGGCCGACGATCCTCGGGGTGTTCGCCGCCTCGGCCTTCGTGGGCCTGTTCGCCGCACTGGTCCCGGCCTTCCGGGCAGGGCGGATGAACGTACTGAACGCGATCGCGAGCGAGTAACGACCGCCGCGGTCGTACGGGGGAAACAACGGGGGAACAACGGGGAACCCACGGGGGAGACAACGGGGGAACCAACAGGGGAGGGCGCCGGCCCCGGACCGTCCGAGAGGGCGGTCCGGGGCCGGCGTCGTTCACCGCCTGCGGATCAGCACGACCCCTTCGGCCTCGCCCACGAGCTCCCACCGGTGGCCGGGGTGCAGCTGGCCGGCGTAGACGACCGGGTTCTCGCCGGCCCACGCGGAGGAGTTGTCGAGGGTGATCCAGTCGGGGACCTCCCCGCGGCTGCCGCCGATCCAGAACACCCGGCAGCGGGAGGTCAGCCGGGTCAGCGGGCCGGTGTCGGCCTCCACGGTCGCCCCGTCGGGGATCCGGCCCAGCAGCCGCTCGATCGCCACGACCCGGTCGGGCTTCTCGTACGTACCGGCCCGCGCGAGCTTCTCGGTCGGCAGGGCGGTCGCGCTGAGGGCGAGCCCGGCGGCGAGCACGGCGGTGGGCAGCTGGAGGGCGTACGCGCGCAGCCAGGGCCGGTCGCCCCGCCGGGCGGTGTCGATGGCGTCGACCAGGGCGAGGGTCACGACCGGCATGAGGACGGCGCTGTAGTGCCAGTCGGTGGACCAGTAGTGGTCGTCCCCGGACAGGAACCGCCAGCCGAGGGTGGGGGCGGCGACCAGCAGCAGCGGGGAGCGGAGCGCGAGCAGGCCGGCGGTGGGGACCAGCACCCACGCGAGGGTGGCGAGCTTGGTTCCGATGCCGGCGAACGGGCCCGCGCCGTCGATCTTGTCCCAGTAGCCGTACCCGTCGGTGGCGAAGGCCGGGACGATGACGGTGAAGACGAGGACCGCGAAGACCGAGGCCCCGCCCGCGACGGCGACGGCCGTCCAGGCGGCCCGCCGGTCGGTGGGCAGGGCCCGCCAGGCCACCACCGCGGCCAGGGCGGCGAGCGTGAAACCGAGGTCCTCCTTGACGAGCAGCAGCGGCAGCCCCCACAGCAGGGCGGCGCCCCAGCGCCGGGCGAGCACCGCCTCCAGGGCGAAGGCCAGCAGGGGCACGGCGAAGGCGATCTCGTGGAAGTCGAACTCCACGGCCCGCTGGACCCCCCACGAGAGCCCGTACGCCACCCCGAGCGCGATCCCCCGGGCCCGTCCCAGCAGCCGCGCGGCGGCCCGCGTGACGGGGACGGCGGAGAGCGCGAACAGCCCGGCCTGGGCGACGAGCAGGGTGACGGGGCCGGGGAACACCCGGTAGAGGGGGGCGACGAGCGCGATGATCGGGCTGAAGTGGTCCCCGAGGATGTTCGTCCCGGGCCCCTTCAGGTCGGCCACGGGCTCCTGGAGGTGCGCGTAGGCGCGGATGGCCTGCTCGAATATCCCCAGGTCCCAGGAGGCCCACTCCATCCGCCGGAAGCGCCCGACGGACAGTACGAGATAGACGAGGAACAGCCCGGCGGCCACCACGTAGGGCCCCGGCCACGGGACCCGGCCCTGCCTCACCGCGGCCGGGGACGCGGGGGCAGGGCGGGTTATCGCATCGCTCGTCACGGGTCTGGCGCTCCTCGGCCGGGCGGCGTGAACTCCTGCGGACGCGGCGCGGCGAGCTCAGACGGTCAGTACGTCGACATCGTAGAGCGGGATGAACTTGTCCCGGGTGACGAGGGTCAGCCCTTCCGACTGGGCCTGGGCGATCAGCATCCGGTCGAAGGGGTCCCTGTGGTGGAGGGGGAGCTGTCCCGCCCGGATGCCGTGGAGCGCGGTGACGGGGAGCGGCCGGAGCTGGCAGTCCCGGGCCCGCTCGGGCAGGTCCTCGGGGCCTTCGAGCTTGCCGAGGGCCTGCTTGACCGCGAGTTCCCATGGGGTGACGGCGCTGACGTAGGCGAGCCGTTCGGTGTCGAGCAGGTCCTTGACCCCGTCCGACAGCTGCGGCGAGTCCGTCAGCCACCACACGACGACGTGCGTGTCGGCCAGGAGCTTCACTCGGCTGCCCCGGCGCCCTCGGGGTGCGGAAGCAGGCCGAAGGCTTCGGCGAAGCCGGGGTCGTCGGACATGTCGTCGAAGTCGTCGGCGAAGACCACAGGCTCCCGCAGGGATCCGCGAGAGGTCCGCAGGACCTTCCCCGAGAGCGGGATCACCTTCGCCACCGGCTCGCCGGCCTTGCTGATGATCACCTCTTCGCCGGTCGCGACCGCCTCCAGGATCTTGGAGAAGTTCGTCTTCGCCTCGTGGACGTTGTACTGCCGGGCCGCTTCCATGGGCACTCCAAGGCAGGTGTGGTGGGCTAACCGCTGGACCAAGCGTAATCAGATCGGAGCAGTCCGCGCCAGCTCCGTCACCCGCACGGGGACCGGAATCCCACGCGCGGGGGACCCGGGGGCGTCGTAGGGTGGGAACCCCCGGCCCGTGAGACGTGTCGGGCCCTTCGCGTTGCCCCATCGCACCCTCACGACCTTCACCGGACGGAAAGCCCCCTTCATGAGCCTGCACGGACTGCTCGACGCCGTCACCCGGGATCCCGCTCTCGCCGAGGCGGTCACCGCGGCCGGGGACGGCAACCGCATGCACGTGGACCTGGTCGGCCCGGCCGCGGCGCGGCCCTTCGCGATCGCCGCGCTGGCCCGGGAGACCCGGCGGACCGTCCTCGCGGTCACCGCCACCGGGCGCGAGGCCGAGGACCTCGCCGCCGCGCTGCGCTCGCTGCTGCCGCCCGACGAAGTGGTGGACTACCCGTCCTGGGAGACGCTCCCGCACGAGCGGCTCAGCCCGCGCAGCGACACCGTCGGCCGCCGGATCGCCGTTCTGCGCCGGCTCGCGCACCCGGTCGCGGACGACCCCGCCGCCGGGCCCGTCTCGGTCGTGGTCGCCCCCATCCGGTCCGTGCTCCAGCCGCAGGTCAAGGGGCTCGGGGACCTCGTACCCGTGAGCCTGCGGCAGGGCGGCAGCGCCGACCTCGGCGAGATCACCCAGGCGCTGGCCGCCGCCGCGTACGCCCGCGTCGAGCTGGTCGAGAAGCGCGGGGAGTTCGCCGTGCGCGGCGGCATCCTCGACGTATTCCCGCCCACCGAGGAACACCCGCTGCGCATCGAGTTCTGGGGCGACGAGGTCGAGGAGATCCGTTACTTCAAGGTCGCCGACCAGCGGTCCCTGGAGATCGCCGAGCACGGACTGTGGGCCCCGCCCTGCCGCGAGCTGCTGCTGACCGACGAGGTGCGCGAACGGGCCGCGGCCCTCGCCGAGGCCCACCC comes from Streptomyces sp. NBC_01408 and encodes:
- a CDS encoding type II toxin-antitoxin system Phd/YefM family antitoxin, whose protein sequence is MEAARQYNVHEAKTNFSKILEAVATGEEVIISKAGEPVAKVIPLSGKVLRTSRGSLREPVVFADDFDDMSDDPGFAEAFGLLPHPEGAGAAE
- a CDS encoding type II toxin-antitoxin system VapC family toxin, which produces MKLLADTHVVVWWLTDSPQLSDGVKDLLDTERLAYVSAVTPWELAVKQALGKLEGPEDLPERARDCQLRPLPVTALHGIRAGQLPLHHRDPFDRMLIAQAQSEGLTLVTRDKFIPLYDVDVLTV
- a CDS encoding DUF2079 domain-containing protein, producing MRQGRVPWPGPYVVAAGLFLVYLVLSVGRFRRMEWASWDLGIFEQAIRAYAHLQEPVADLKGPGTNILGDHFSPIIALVAPLYRVFPGPVTLLVAQAGLFALSAVPVTRAAARLLGRARGIALGVAYGLSWGVQRAVEFDFHEIAFAVPLLAFALEAVLARRWGAALLWGLPLLLVKEDLGFTLAALAAVVAWRALPTDRRAAWTAVAVAGGASVFAVLVFTVIVPAFATDGYGYWDKIDGAGPFAGIGTKLATLAWVLVPTAGLLALRSPLLLVAAPTLGWRFLSGDDHYWSTDWHYSAVLMPVVTLALVDAIDTARRGDRPWLRAYALQLPTAVLAAGLALSATALPTEKLARAGTYEKPDRVVAIERLLGRIPDGATVEADTGPLTRLTSRCRVFWIGGSRGEVPDWITLDNSSAWAGENPVVYAGQLHPGHRWELVGEAEGVVLIRRR